The Chlorocebus sabaeus isolate Y175 chromosome 11, mChlSab1.0.hap1, whole genome shotgun sequence genomic interval atttaaaacttttcaatGTAAAAAAGAAGCCAGAGGCCTGGGCAGGGACAAACCGAAAGATGTCTCTGCCTGAGAACTAAGTGATGGGGCAAACCCACTTAATAGTGGCCAGACAAAGGAGAGTTGTAAGAAATTGTAAACCAGGCTAGGACAGATTCACCTTCCTATGGGCAAGACAAAGAAGGAAGTGGGTAGACAGAGCCTACTAAGCTGCTTATCCCTTCCACCACATGGTTCAGATTCAATCTAAGAATGTGTATGGTGTCACCCAGTCAGAGATGGGCCCTGGCAGGggacataaaaaacaaataaggcTTCATCCTTCCTCTCAAAGAGCTTACATGCAAAGAGGAAGGACCAACCAGGTACAGAGCAGATGCACAGTTACTGAGCTTATGCTTTGATAAATGCTTAGCCAGCAGCATCAATGAACACTATGAAAGCCCAAAAACAGCGGCAGGTGAATCTTTCCTCAGGCCATCCAGCATTATTAGTTAAAATCTGATTTCATCCTTGGGGGATGCATACATGATCAGAAGGGCCGAGCACGGAGAGAGACAATGGTTTTCTCACTTGGCCTACTGAGTCAGGCCAAGTGCATACTTCACACATTGGTCAGGGCTGCCTCACACTTCACTATGGTCATTCTATCCAGTTTGGTCAGATAGGCCTTAGAGGCAGATGTATCTCTTGGTCTTGTGCCTACAAAAAATATTATCCCTACGATGAATGAAAGGGTGATGATGACAGCCTCTTTCCACAGGACTATCTGTCCAAAAACTGTAGGTTGATGCTCCTCTCAGGTACCAGGACAGTCCGGGTCATGGGTCTGATTGGGGCTGCACCTGGCTCAGGCTGCACCTCAAAATGTATCAGGAtctggaaagggaagaaggtgagCACTACTGTGAAAGATATCTATAGTGGGGGGATTGATTGGTAAAGGGCATGCACTATTAGTGTTAGAATGGTAATGATTGGGTGGCACCTGTGGCCAGTAGGGGACTTCTTGGTTAATAAGGGTGAGGGATTGTGGAAGAGAAAAAACAGTTTGAATACCCTCACTTATACTCCAGGCCTATAATGGGCTTATCATATTTTAGAAGATTCATTCTACCAGGTCTTACATGATTTCCTATGCTTGTCAGGGGAAAGATCTCACAACTTTAGAGGGTTAGggtctctccagcctggggaaggTATAAAATCTAGAGCACTTACCTGGGCCAAAGCCATTTGCAATTCAAGCTCTGCCAGGCGTCTCCCCATGCAGCTGCGCTTGCCAAAGCCAAAGGGAAGAGATGCAAACGGGTGGGGGGTGGGACCCTCCCCCAGCCAGCGAGCTGGACGAAAAGAATTTGGCTCTGGGAACTGGGCAGGGTCCCTTGAAGTGGCATAGTGACACAGAGTGACCAGCGTCTGGtgggaagaaaaacaaacttgTCAGTTTGTGCTCAGAATGGGGGCAGGCATGAATAGGATATTCAGACAGGGACAAAGGCAGGTCCTGGTAGGTGATGGGGAAGTTTTCTGGGGCTACTTTTGGAAGGATCTCTCCACTATCCCATTATATCCCAGAAAGGCATATCCTAGAGAGGGGTCAAGGGGAGTGTTTGAAGGGCTTTTAGGAGAGTGCTTGAGAACAGGGCTGGGGCCTAAGATAGTGAGGAATGGCTCAGTGGAAAGGGTGCATAGGCTCTACTCACATTTTTGGGGATAATATAATCACCCACATGAATGTCTTTGTCTGGGACACGAGAATTTCCAGGTACCACAGGGTACAGTCTAGGTTGCAAAGCACAAAATGGAGACAGCAAGGTGAGGCTAGGGGCTGCAGCCTTCTTCTCATTGTTTCCAACTTCCAAACCCTTTTTGACCAGTAGTAGAGTGCCATTTTTCTCTGCTGTCTCCCTGCTTCCATCCACTATTTGCTTCCGCAGCCTTCCTTGGCATTTCCTCTtgttcctcctctcctttcccctcacCTTAGCACTTCCTTGACCACTGCCTTCAGCAGGGGCAGCTGGGACAGAACAGTGGCTGGGGGGTGGGCACTGGAGCCAGGGCCCAGGGCAGCTGTGATCTCGGAGTGGAGTGCTGTCTGGACTTCAGGGTGCCGGGAGAGCTCATACAGAGCCCAGGAGAGCGTGTTGGACACCTGAGAAACGTGAAAGCAAGAGAGGTGTTGGGTGTGGGAACCCAGCAGAGGGTGCAGATTATGGAACAGTCTGGAGCTACGGGGTGTTAAGCCAAGCTGGTCTACATGGCCATAATGGATCCCCTGCAACAGAAAAATGGTCCCGGAGTCTGGGGAGGCTAAGCCCTGGAACAGGTTCACAGCACGGAGGGAGAACCTAACTGTGTCCACTCCCGCCAGTAGCAACTCTGTCACATTCCCCAGGATGGACTGGGCAGGCAACTCTTCCTGGAACAGAAAGTGGGTCAGGTGCGCCCCAGATTCCAGGTCCTCATCGGGCTGTCCTCGGTTCCTCAtggctgcctcggcctctcgCCGCTCCACGTGCCTCTGAGCTGCGTAGGTAGAAGGCACGTGAATACCTCGCTACCAGCTTTACATTCCCCCATTCCCACCTCATCCTGTGCCTTACCAAATGCAAACATCTGGTCCCAGTCTCGGCAGAGGCGGCCCCAGGGCCCAGGCACGAGGCGGCGCAGCCAGTGGGGCATTGCCATGGTCAACAGCGTGGACACAAACACCGAGCCCACCGCGCGGATGAAGGTCTCCGTGTCAGGCGGCACTTGAGCCTCCAGGCAGCCCAAGCGTGAGCCAAGCAGAACCGCGGCGATGCCTTGTCGGGAGGGGGCGCCGTCAGGGCTCAGGGAGGCTCCGGTAGGGCGCCCCCGACGCCTGCCCAGCTCTGTCCTGGGACTCACCTTCCAGTCCGAACTTGTAAAATTCCCCCGCTACGTCCCGAACCAGGGCAGGCGGCCCCGTGCCACGTCCGCGCTGGCACCTCAGACGCCGCACAAGGTCGCGGACTACGTTGTCCAGAGTTCCGGCGTAGCGGGCGGCCGCTTGAGGCCGGAGGAGGAGTGGGGCCAGGAGACTGCGGAGCCTTTGCCATTCTTCGCCTTCCCTGCAGGGTTGAGGAGAGAGTGCGCATTGGGGAGGTGGGGACGGTTCGACGGGACTGGTTGTAGTGAAGAAGCGCATTCGGCTGCGGTGGCCAGGAAAGGGATTGTGTCTGCCCCCTTGGGGTACAGAAACCTACACCGGCCCGCGCCTGTCTTCCAACCCCCTTCCTCTTTACTCATTTCCTGCCCGCAGGGGCTGGGGTTCCCGGGTAACTTGAATCACAGAACCTTACATTCATTCCATCCAGATCCTGGTACCCTAACCCAATTCCTCTGGCTCCCCCAGTTCCCAGGATTCTGGTCTCAAATGATAAGGAGGTAGGCGGGGAGTGAGGTTGGGGCTCAACCCGAGTGTGGGTGAAGTAGACTGGGATGGGAACCCCAAGATGACCAAAGATAGAGTAGGACAGCcaacctcccaccatgcccctaAATCCGATAGTTTTGGGATCCGCAGCAGGAGAGGGCTGCTGCAGGGTGTTTGGCTTTCTAGGGGCAGAGAAGACTCACGCGGTGAGAAGTCCGCAAGCCcgctggcggcggcggcggtgctCAGTCCAGGGCGAGAAGCTGCAGCGCTCGGGCCGGGGTCCCTCCTGTCGCAGTAGCTCCTCGACGAGTGCAGGAGCAGCCACGTACACGGTGCGCACTGTCCCGAAGCTGGCTAGCCACACCGGCCCGAAGCGCGCGGCGCCCTGCACCTGGGGGAGGGGGTGCAGCGGACACTTGGATACCTGGGCGGGGACTTTCAGCTTGACCTGTGCCCACGCCAAGGGTGTTGACTGGGCTTGGGAAGAGGGAGCTTCTGCTCCTTCAAAGGTGCCCAGCTATTGCATGCCTTTGatactgcaaactcctcctctcTCACTTCCCATCCCTAGAAAGTTTGAGTGCGATGGGCAAAACAGGAACTTTGCGCAAGGCAGACATTCAGGACCTCTCTGATCACCTTGGTCGAGGAAAAATCTCTAAAAGTTCCATGTCTAGATTGTCCATCTCAGGACGAGTTCTCAGTAAATGAAAACGAGCCCATGTAGCTTTAAGCCCCACGCAGGCGGAGGGTACCGCGTGCTCCCGCCTCCCGCGCACTTGCACTGTATCTGCAGGATCTGCACACCTCAGGACAGCGAGAAAGTGCTTTCCCAGCGCCCTCTGCTAAGAGTCGGGACGGACTCTATGCGGGTCGAGCCACACCGTCCCCAGCCTCAACTCGCCTTTTCCTTAATTCATGGGTATCCGTTCTCTCTGGCTCTCCCACATTTGCTCTGCACTAGTCAGTCCTTTTTGACGCTGTCaaagccagtttccccagcactcAGTCTCGGGAAAGGCGTCCCTTCCTACCTGCAGCTCGTGTAGCCTCGACAGCCCCCCCTTGCAGAAAAGTTCAGCCAGAAAGCTGGGCGTAGAGGGGCCTGGGATGTCTGCCAAGCTCCTGCGTGCTGAGTCGTACTCTCGGTAGCCTAGGGAGGCGCCCAACTCGGGAGCCCAGCGGACGCGATGGAACACCCTGGAGGCATACTTGAGGGTCTGGGTCATGGTCTGGTTCCAGGTGCCCGCGATAGAAAGCGCTTCTCCTGAGCACCTAGTCTGAACCCCTATTTAACCTTTGGGTGAGGTGATGACGCCCCCTCTCCAAGCTCCTCAGCCAATCCCTCCTCCTGAGTGGTCTGTGCTGGGGATTAGCACCCAGGAATAGTAGGCGGGGCTGGGGCTGACTTCACGACTCCCGTGGGTCTCGTGTTGCAATGACCCTCATGGGAGGGAGGGCCTAAGATTTTCCTCCTAGGGGAGTGCCCTAGTCTAGGAGCCTAAAAGTCTCATCCTAGGAAAGGTTATAaggatttttagtacagactaAGTGACCAAGTTACACTAGTCAGTCTCTGATATTCCCACCACTTCCACCAGGGAGCCCAGCCCCTTTAGGCCCATCCTCAGGAATTCCCCATCTTTCAGCTCCTCCGGGAAGGGAAGCAGGGGAGGCACAGCTGCAACTGTCCCCACATTCTTGGCTCAGTGGGTTGTCTCTTCTCTGCATTATTTTCCTGCACTAGCcacatctccccctcctcctGTACCTAACATACTAGGCAGATGGCAGGTGGGTTAATGGGCTAAAATGGCTCCTAGAacctccatttttctttcttgaagatAAGGGGGCCTCTTGGGTGTACAAGCCCACTCCTGCCAGACATGGAAATCTGGGGCTTGAGAAGCAGAAATGAAGAAACTTTTTGTACATTAATTAAGTTCTAAGATTGTCTCTGGGCTGTTAGAGGAGCTACATGGATGTGGATGTTCTAATTCCCCAGCTGACTCGGTCTCCTCTGGGGGGCTTTCTGGTTAGCAGCCCCTTTCCACTTTCAGCATCAGAATCCTCcacagagccaggcatggtggcttatgcctataatcccagcactttgggaggctgaggcgggaggatggcatgaggccaggaggttgagacaagcttgagcaacacagcaagactctgtctctacaaaagaagtttaaaaattaggctgggcacggcagTTCATcactataattccaacactttgggaggctaaggtgggcagactgcttgagctcaggagtctgagaccagcctgggcaacatagtgaaactctgtctctacaaaaaatacaaaaattagccaggcatggtggtgcgtgcctatagtcccagctacttgagaggctgaggtggattacaggagcccgggaggtcaaggctgcagtgatttatgactgtgctactgcactccagcctagtcaaCAGATAGAgggcctgtctctaaaaaaaattaaaataaaagaatcccTTACAGTTACCTCTCTGCTCCTTACTCCCTCATTCCCTACTCCAACCCTGTCAGGCTCTGAGCCAGTCAGTCAGATCTGAAGTTCTGAATTGAAGGTCAACACGAAAAAGGAGAGGGTCTCCACCCCCACACCTTCCCAAGGACTCTCCAGAGACAACATTTAGGGAATAGATTCCCCAGCTCGAGTCTTACGcagggagaggacaggaggaTGGTAGAAGGCATATGATACATACTCCACCATTTCCTGAGAAATAGCAGAATGggcatgtatacacatatacatgttatCCCAGGATCCACAAAGCAAACAGAAGTGGTAATTGAGCCTAGCAAGCAGTTTAGATAGACTACATTCCTCATTCTAGCTGAGGAGAGATCTCACAAGGAGAAGGGAGAGCAAGACCCCATAGCCTTCCAAAGATTCCCTATGGTCCAAAGTCCTTTGACCATCTCAGTcagctgctttgttttctgttggcaGTGGAGGGACAAGGTGAGAAGAGCCAGGGGTAGTCATGAACACCAGTGGGTTCTGCCCTGGGCAGCTCCCCACCTTCTTTGAGAGAGTACTGTGTCTCAGCTCCAGCAGTCTCAACTGGGAAGACCCAGGACTCCTGCTCTTTTCTCTAGTCCCTGGGAGACGAGGTCCAGCTAAGGTAGAGTAAGCAGTCAGTGACCAGGCAGGCTGGTTTGGGGGGTCACTGCCTGGAGGACGGGATCTTGTATTCTTCGGAAGATGGCTGGGAAATTCTTCCCTCCATTACGTAGAACTTTCTTCCCCTCCTCAGTTGAGGTGCCTAGATGTCCCACAATGGGGTCTTCACTCTGGGAGAAGGAAGGGTCCAATAAGTGCCCACTGTTCAGACTGCCCCTGGCCCTTAGACACCCATCCCATCCTCCTGGCACTGAGCTAAGTTCAAATATAGAACCACTCTGGAAAGGGCCTCCATATCCTGTAGATTCCCTACTCACCAGGTCCTCCAGAGGCACACGCTCAAACAGCGGGTGCTCTTCGAAATGAGTGCACATCCAGTCGTGTAGCTCCAGCACATCGGTTATGGTATATACCAGCCCCTGCATAGGCAAAATCACCCTAGACAGGAGGCTGCATGCAACATCATTAGCAGCCAGATGATGGGAGTGGTGGTGTGAGTCCCTGAATTCAGCACCACCACTGAATTCTTAGTGAAGGGCCCCTGAATAGGCTACTCATCCCATCCTCCCTCCCATCCCAACTCACCCCAATTCTCAGCACGTAGGCATATTCTGCTAGCAGGGTGGGACTGATGATTCGCCACTTGTGCTTTGTCCGCTTGAAATGTGGGTCGGGGAAGAGGAAGAACATCTTTGTCAGCTGTGAGACAGACACGCACCAACAGGGTTGTGAGAGCCTGGCCTCCATGCCCCCACCTGCCTACCAGCCTAACCCACCAGGGCCCCTCCCCACCTGGCCCTTGTAGAAGAAGTTAGGAAGGTGCTTCATGGCATTGCTGCGGAGACAGGCGATGTTCTGGAAGCCACCTCCGGGAGCTGCGCGTAGGGCCCGAATCCGGTCTTGTACATAGTCTGAGACCTTCACCCGGATCTCTAGACCCAGAATCAGTGTATCTGGGAACAGCGGTGACAGTTCCACTGGACACAGAAATAGCAATGGAATCATCAACCATATACTTGTAGGAAGTGCAAAGGGGTCAACACAGGAAAGGAAGCCTCAATCTGCAACTACCAAAGTCCAGAATGGCAAGAGAGGACAGAGATACATATATGGATAGTATTATGCTGAAGAGGCTGGGGGAGAAATGAAAATTGTCATCAGGACCAGAATGGGAGGGCTGAGAATACATGTATATTTGCCATTGCTATAGAGTTTCCACAGTGTTTTCACACATTGTATTATTTCATCCTTATAACACTCTGTGGTAAATTgtgaagatgaggaaactgagaactggaacttatttatttgagatagagtcttgctctgtcacccaggctggagtgcagtggcacaatctcagctcactgcaatccctgcctctcaagttcatgcaattcttgtgtctcagcctcctgagtagctggtctttaactcctggcctcaagtggttcacctgcctcagcctcccgaagtgttgggattacaggtgtgagccactgtgcccaggcagaACTGGACCTTAAACCAAGGTTTTCTGCCTCTATGTACCATGCTCTTCCTCTCTATCAGAATGTTATCTGTTTGGGAAGATCTAAAAATAGGGAGTGGCTTGGCATGCATGGGTGCGACAATATAGACAATACAAGAGGAACCCAAAAAAACAGGAGTGTGGGGCAGAAGGAATGAGATCTGGCGAGGGAGGGGcaaaggggaggggagatggtAGAATCCCTGAGAAAGACAGTTCAGGATCACTGGCCACAATGGCTAATCTCTGATGCTTGTGCTGACCAGCTCACTGACCCGGTACCTGGCAGGTGAAATGGCTCATGTAGGGATTGACACCATAAAGGACAACCCGGGTTTTAAGAAGCATTTGAGGCAGCCCCCTCCACTCTCCAGGGCAAAGGTCACAGACCCAGAGTAGAGGGAAGGTGGAGCCTCTCCATGCTGATGTCACCAGTGTCTGGACGAAAGGGGAAAGGCCGATTATGACCCCCCACAAAAGCCGCTGAGGCAGCAGAAACTACTAGGCCTCTTCTCACCCCAGAGAGAGGGCCTAAGTGTTACCTAACAGGCCACCATAGCCACAGCCTATGTCTGCAAACTCCACTTGGGCCTgagctctcttttctttcttatccttTGGGTCTTCGTGGCTCTGATTTTGAGTGAGTGGAGCGAAGAACTCTGGGTATAGCTCAGACCAGTCCATCTCCTCTGGCTTCACAGGGCTATTGGAAAGAAGACATAAGAAGCATGAGGTGGTTGGTCACACTATTGCAGAAGTGGTACTGTGAAAgtgtgtgggtgggtgagggTGGGAGGTAAATGGGAGGAGGGTTTCTCAAAAATTCTGTAACACTGGGCCCTGTGGCCTCTAAGAGGGACAATGGAAACCACCCTTAACTCCCAGTGTGAATCATAGGCCCATCATGAGGCCCATAAACGCTGACCTGCTCAACTCCACTTCTGGCGGTTTATGTGACCCTGGCCGGGTAGCTGCCCTTTCTGGGGCACAAGTTCCCCTTATCCTGAGACTGGCTGCCTAATGCACTGGGATCCTACTTTGTGTTTGTGCTCTgcggggagggaagggaaggtgcGGGCAGGATTGTGTATATGTTTGCCTTTTTATTAAAtccaacaaacaaaagcaaaagatggAAACGACATTCTGCCTCTATCACTTCAGTCTCAGTAACAATTTATTCCTCTTCCCAAACTTAGCACTGCTACCCAGTCTTAGGCCCGAACGCCACGCCCACTCCCAACCCGCCAACTCCACTCTGGGTCGAATCTCCCGGTCCCACCCCTAAAACTGACGTCACCCATCTGATCCTCCCGGGTCTATCCCAAATCCTCCCAGCAGTCGCAGCACAACTGCTCTCCCGGCTGCTTTGAGAATCCCTCCCTCCTATCTGTCCCTCTGCCCACTCCTCACTAGCGCAGCGTGTGGTCCGCCATGGGGTTGGAGTGAGCACGTTGCCGGTAGTAGCGCTTCTGGGGCGGCGGGGCCTCTGCTCCGGCCACGTTCCAAGTCTCGGCTGCCATGATCCCAGTCCGGGGTTTCTCTACCAAATCCACGTGGAGGCACAGGCCAGAGGCGCAGGTTAATGACGCAGCCATGCGCGTTAGGGGCAGTTCCCGCCCCTTAAAGACCCAAGAGCAAATTcggctgggctgggcagggctgggtcGCGAGGGCTGTAAGGAGCGAGTGCTGGAGGGAACCTCCGCACCGTTAGCCTCCAACTGGGAGGGTGAGGCCAGGCCCAGGGACCCAACATTTTCTCTTAGCTTGCTTCTGCCTCGTCTGGGTTACCATCCtggttgcaggcacctgtgtACCCCACAGGTGAAAGGGGTCTAGACACCTCACCTCCTACAGTAGCATCAGTCCTCGCTCCTCCCCCCTCACTCCTGGTCTCCGACCAGTCCGCCGGGTCTGTCTCGTGTGGTCCTGTGTGGGTTTCGTCGCGTGTGCGCTCGGGGCCGGGGCGGGAGGGGCAGCTCCTCATTCCACCTCCAGGAAGTCGAACTGGAGGAAGGAGGGCAAACACAGGGAGGCGGGGCTCGTGCCACAGGGGCACCAAGACGGCTCGCGGCCCCCAACCTCTACCCCGCTCCGGAGCCGGGATCTGAGCGCTGGCCGTGGTGCCCGGGCACTCCCTTGGCGGGCCGGATGGCGGACCCCGGCCCAGATCCCGAATCTGAGTCGGAATCGGTGTTCCCACGGGAGGTCGGGCTCTTTGCGGACTCTTACTCGGAGAAGAGCCAGTTCTGTTTCTGTGGGCATGTGCTGACCATCACGCAGAACTTTGGGTCCCGTCTCGGGGTGGCGGCGCGCGTGTGGGACGCGGTGAGGAGTGGGCTGCGCCGGGTGAGGGTCCGTGGGAGGTCCAGATCCCGGACTCCGCCTCTCCCATATGGAGCCATCCTCAcaactgtctttttctctctcttttctcccgtAGGCCCTGAGCCTGTGCAATTATTTCGAGAGTCAAAATGTGGATTTCCGAGGCAAGAAGGTGATCGAACTGGGTGCGGGGACAGGCATCGTGGGGATCTTGGCAGCGCTGCAGGGTGCGTGAGCTGGCTTTGTGGCGGGAAAGAGTGGGGACCCAGGGGCGCGGAGAAATGGTCACTTCGTGGATCACTGGGGGAGAGGGGAGTACTTTGGGCCCAGTCCAACCCCTTCtttttaacaaacttttttttatttgtttttgttttggcgcCTACTTCTGTATGCCAGACAGCGGGAATTGCCTGTTAAAGCACCTAGGGTGGGTGATTGGGGAGGGCAGGAAATAAAACTCAGGCAGGCCTATAAGAAGGAGTTGTTTCTATCgtgtggctcttttttttttttggtttttatttttttgagacggagtctcactctgtcgcccaggctggactgcagtggcgctatcCCCACTcgctgcaaccgccgcctcccgggttcaagcaattctcatgcctcagcctcccaagtagttgggattacaggcttgtgctaccatacccggctaagttttgtatttttagtagaagacagagtttcaccatgttggccaggctggtctcgagctcctgacctcaggtgatccaactgccttgagaagcacctgggattacaggcgtgagccaagacACCCAGCCTTGTGTTGCTCTTTGTGATTTTATGGAGAATGCTATCACTTAAAAGCGCCTTGGTTTTGAAGATGGTTTTCTGTCAAGATGCACATGTGGGGGTACTCTGTAGGGAGACTTGCAGACATTAAACTTCGTGAGTGCTTTATAACTTTACTATGAATATGTTTCAGATTCCTTAGTTTTTTATTGCTAAGAGAAACAAGCTTATGAGTTTCCAAGGGTTAGGATGTGTTTTGTAGGAAGTGGGGTTAGAATTAGACACTGCAGACTTGGAAAAGGAAAAGGTAAGGAAAAATTTGCTTCTCTTTTGTCAAGAACCAAAAACTACAGAGGAAACAGTTTCACAAATTATAATCTAATCGGCAGACAAAACCTCAAACTGAAAgcactcatttaaaaattcttacaatGTCATCTCTctaggaatgtaaattaacatGTATTTGTTCATAGGGACAGAACTAGGTCATATTAAGGGAAgtctagctgggcgcagtggctcatgcctataatcccagcactttgggaggccaaggtgggtggatcacctgaggtcaggagtttgagaccagcctgaccaacatggtgaaa includes:
- the METTL1 gene encoding tRNA (guanine-N(7)-)-methyltransferase isoform X1, with the translated sequence MAAETWNVAGAEAPPPQKRYYRQRAHSNPMADHTLRYPVKPEEMDWSELYPEFFAPLTQNQSHEDPKDKKEKRAQAQVEFADIGCGYGGLLVELSPLFPDTLILGLEIRVKVSDYVQDRIRALRAAPGGGFQNIACLRSNAMKHLPNFFYKGQLTKMFFLFPDPHFKRTKHKWRIISPTLLAEYAYVLRIGGLVYTITDVLELHDWMCTHFEEHPLFERVPLEDLSEDPIVGHLGTSTEEGKKVLRNGGKNFPAIFRRIQDPVLQAVTPQTSLPGH
- the CYP27B1 gene encoding 25-hydroxyvitamin D-1 alpha hydroxylase, mitochondrial; this translates as MTQTLKYASRVFHRVRWAPELGASLGYREYDSARRSLADIPGPSTPSFLAELFCKGGLSRLHELQVQGAARFGPVWLASFGTVRTVYVAAPALVEELLRQEGPRPERCSFSPWTEHRRRRQRACGLLTAEGEEWQRLRSLLAPLLLRPQAAARYAGTLDNVVRDLVRRLRCQRGRGTGPPALVRDVAGEFYKFGLEGIAAVLLGSRLGCLEAQVPPDTETFIRAVGSVFVSTLLTMAMPHWLRRLVPGPWGRLCRDWDQMFAFAQRHVERREAEAAMRNRGQPDEDLESGAHLTHFLFQEELPAQSILGNVTELLLAGVDTVSNTLSWALYELSRHPEVQTALHSEITAALGPGSSAHPPATVLSQLPLLKAVVKEVLRLYPVVPGNSRVPDKDIHVGDYIIPKNTLVTLCHYATSRDPAQFPEPNSFRPARWLGEGPTPHPFASLPFGFGKRSCMGRRLAELELQMALAQILIHFEVQPEPGAAPIRPMTRTVLVPERSINLQFLDR
- the METTL1 gene encoding tRNA (guanine-N(7)-)-methyltransferase isoform X2: MAASLTCASGLCLHVDLVEKPRTGIMAAETWNVAGAEAPPPQKRYYRQRAHSNPMADHTLRYPVKPEEMDWSELYPEFFAPLTQNQSHEDPKDKKEKRAQAQVEFADIGCGYGGLLVELSPLFPDTLILGLEIRVKVSDYVQDRIRALRAAPGGGFQNIACLRSNAMKHLPNFFYKGQLTKMFFLFPDPHFKRTKHKWRIISPTLLAEYAYVLRIGGLVYTITDVLELHDWMCTHFEEHPLFERVPLEDLSEDPIVGHLGTSTEEGKKVLRNGGKNFPAIFRRIQDPVLQAVTPQTSLPGH